In the Actinomycetes bacterium genome, one interval contains:
- a CDS encoding SigE family RNA polymerase sigma factor gives MATDDDFERFFAATYPRLVRQLFAVVGDVGEAEDVVQEAFARAAVRWPRICTYDDPQAWVRRVALNRARSNLRRSRRALAALVRTGPVGDVPELSPDATAVATAMRRLPQRHREVLVLYYVVQLSVEETARQLGIPTGTVKSRLARGRTALARQLGEEREELHHA, from the coding sequence GTGGCGACCGACGACGACTTTGAGCGGTTCTTCGCCGCGACCTATCCCCGCCTGGTGCGCCAGCTGTTCGCCGTTGTCGGCGACGTGGGCGAGGCCGAGGACGTTGTGCAGGAGGCCTTCGCGCGGGCGGCCGTGCGCTGGCCGCGGATCTGTACCTACGACGACCCGCAGGCCTGGGTGCGGCGGGTGGCGCTCAACCGGGCGCGCAGCAACCTGCGCCGCAGCCGGCGGGCGCTCGCCGCCCTGGTGCGAACCGGGCCCGTCGGCGACGTGCCCGAGCTGTCGCCCGACGCCACAGCGGTGGCCACGGCCATGCGCCGCCTGCCGCAGCGCCACCGCGAGGTCCTCGTCTTGTACTACGTCGTGCAGCTCTCGGTTGAGGAGACGGCCAGGCAGCTCGGCATCCCCACGGGCACGGTCAAGAGCCGCCTGGCCCGTGGTCGCACGGCACTCGCCCGCCAGCTCGGCGAGGAACGAGAGGAGCTGCACCATGCATGA